A single window of Nicotiana sylvestris chromosome 3, ASM39365v2, whole genome shotgun sequence DNA harbors:
- the LOC104212383 gene encoding heavy metal-associated isoprenylated plant protein 9-like — translation MGEAIQQEPTKEEVKVEEKKEEQTEEKKEEKVEEEKKEEPKPPSPFVLYVDLHCVGCAKKIERSISKIRGVEGVVIDMAQNQVTIKGVIEPQAVCDRITKKTKRVAKVLSPLPEAEGEPIPEVVASQVSGLTTVELNVNMHCEACAEQLKKKILRMRGVRTAETEASTGKVTVTGTMDANKLVEYVYRRTKKQAKIVPQPEPEKPAEEPKPEESKPEEAKPAEEAKPDDGVAEKKDGDGEKPPEEEKKEGGEEQAGEDKKEGEEIIPIGDHDQMNINKMMYYYQPLYVIERIPPPQLFSDENPNACCIT, via the exons ATGGGTGAAGCAATTCAACAG GAGCCAACAAAGGAAGAAGTGAAAGTAGAGGAAAAGAAGGAAGAACAAACAGaggagaagaaagaagagaaagtagaagaggagaaaaaagaagagccaaaaccaccttctccttTCGTTTTGTACGTCGACTTGCATTGTGTTGGATGTGCCAAGAAAATTGAGAGGTCCATTTCAAAGATTAGAG GGGTTGAAGGAGTAGTGATAGACATGGCGCAAAACCAAGTAACAATAAAAGGAGTAATAGAGCCACAAGCAGTATGTGACAGGATTACCAAGAAAACCAAGAGAGTTGCAAAagtgttgtcacccttgccggaaGCTGAGGGTGAACCTATTCCTGAAGTTGTTGCTTCACAG GTAAGTGGATTGACTACGGTGGAGCTTAACGTCAACATGCATTGTGAGGCCTGCGCCGAGCAACTTAAAAAGAAGATTCTCAGAATGAGAG GAGTGAGAACTGCAGAAACAGAAGCCAGCACAGGAAAAGTTACGGTGACAGGAACCATGGACGCCAACAAGCTCGTTGAATACGTCTATAGACGCACCAAAAAGCAAGCTAAAATTGTGCCTCAACCCGAACCCGAGAAGCCCGCTGAAGAACCAAAACCTGAAGAGTCCAAACCAGAAGAGGCAAAGCCAGCTGAAGAAGCTAAGCCCGACGACGGAGTAGCTGAAAAGAAAGACGGCGACGGTGAAAAACCACCGGAGGAGGAAAAGAAAGAGGGCGGCGAAGAACAAGCTGGAGAAGATAAAAAAGAAGGAGAAGAGATTATTCCAATTGGAGATCATGATCAAATGAATATTAATAAGATGATGTATTATTATCAGCCACTTTACGTCATTGAAAGAATCCCACCTCCGCAGCTCTTCTCTGATGAAAACCCTAATGCATGTTGCATTACATAA